Proteins encoded together in one Anaerococcus murdochii window:
- a CDS encoding Fic family protein yields the protein MREFNYSKLLELNIPANMYDLIAKIYEYKGKQELYVENFSDVLEKMVEVAKIQSTKSSNAIEGISTNDGRLEELMKKKSVPRNRNEEEIYGYREVLDIIHENYENIEITKNNILTLHNRLYSYSGGSHKGKFKSIDNSIVETNVLGEKRIRFQPVSAFETESYIDKLISAYDAAINLKIPPLLLIPVVVHDFLCIHPFFDGNGRMSRLITLLLLYKNGFFVGKYISLEMIIEDTKDSYYEELQASSENWHSGTNDELPFIKYMLSVIYKAYSECDERFRLIGEKSLTSAERVLKVFDNTLEALSKSDIVILCPDISKRTIERALKELSDGGLIKQIGSGRATKYIKVEGLYE from the coding sequence ATGAGGGAATTTAATTATTCAAAATTGCTTGAGTTAAATATACCTGCGAATATGTATGATTTGATAGCAAAAATATACGAGTATAAGGGTAAACAGGAACTTTATGTGGAGAATTTCTCAGATGTACTCGAAAAAATGGTAGAAGTTGCTAAGATCCAATCAACAAAATCATCAAATGCTATTGAAGGCATTTCTACAAATGATGGTAGATTAGAAGAATTGATGAAGAAAAAAAGTGTGCCAAGAAATAGAAATGAAGAAGAAATATATGGCTATAGAGAAGTTCTAGATATCATACATGAAAATTATGAAAATATTGAAATCACAAAAAACAATATTTTAACTTTGCACAATAGACTATATTCTTACTCTGGCGGGAGTCATAAGGGTAAATTTAAGAGCATAGATAATAGTATAGTTGAAACAAACGTACTAGGGGAAAAAAGAATAAGATTTCAGCCTGTATCAGCTTTTGAAACAGAATCATACATTGATAAATTGATTAGCGCTTATGATGCAGCTATAAATTTAAAAATACCACCATTGTTACTAATTCCGGTTGTTGTTCATGATTTTTTGTGCATCCATCCTTTTTTTGATGGAAATGGGAGGATGTCTAGACTTATCACACTTCTACTTCTTTATAAAAATGGTTTTTTTGTAGGAAAATATATTTCATTAGAAATGATAATAGAAGATACCAAGGATTCGTATTATGAAGAATTGCAAGCGTCAAGTGAAAATTGGCATTCTGGAACTAATGATGAATTACCATTTATAAAATATATGCTATCAGTAATTTACAAGGCATATAGTGAATGTGATGAGAGATTTAGGCTAATAGGGGAGAAATCTTTGACATCTGCAGAAAGGGTGTTAAAGGTATTTGATAACACTTTAGAAGCCCTATCTAAATCTGATATTGTTATACTCTGTCCAGATATTTCAAAGAGAACTATCGAGAGAGCATTAAAAGAGCTAAGTGATGGAGGTTTAATTAAACAAATAGGTAGCGGAAGAGCGACTAAATATATTAAAGTAGAAGGTCTATATGAGTGA